In Citrus sinensis cultivar Valencia sweet orange chromosome 3, DVS_A1.0, whole genome shotgun sequence, the sequence CAAATTTGTTGCCATCTTGGTATTCTTGGGCTTCCATTTACCTCTGCATtactaaggaaaaaaaaaaaagttaaatgtgaaaatgctaaatctcagaataaaaaatgtttaattattcaaGTACTCAGAATAAACTGTCGACTTTTCAAGTAGTCAAGTACTTCAAGGTCAGAGATGAAAAGTGAAAactgtataaaaaaatttgatgaaatgaatcatttaaatattcaattgTTACCTCAATTAACTATCGGGAAGCATCCAACGAAATTCATGCAAGtggaataaaattaataaatcatttttatgcaGTGGGTTTCTACTCTTCAATTCTCATTTGAAACTTCATCTTGCATCTACGAAAGTTACTGACAAAACCAATGTGATACAAAATGTACATACGTCTTTGATCgtaacaacattttttttataaaaaaaagtatatatattaaaaactagcaaggaataaaatttggctgatttacaaatttatttatttattcttattattatttttttattattatcactcACCAAAAGagtataaaaatcaatttagttTATAATGAATCATACAAGTTCCGGAATTAGAACCAACTGTATTAAATCAATACAAGAAGCTGTATTAAATCAATACAAGAAGTACTAAACTACTAATTACCAACAAAGCATACAGATATATAAGAGGGGATTAAGCTCACAAAATAGAATCATCTGTCTAAAAACGAAAAAAGGCAGAAGCATAAGAAATCATAGAATGTAGAGTAGTGTATATCCATAACAACagcatatatgtatatattaatttgattaagcTAAAAGAGTTAATTTGATTACCAAAACTTTTTCTACTTACTTTGATTACCAAACTCATTTCTACTCCAACGCAATTCCCATTTTTAAACAGTCAACTAGCAGGGTTctgaaaattgaatttaactTAGGGCAGAGGATTAAGTGGATAATAGAAATCAACTGACCTTGTTTGTTATGGAGGATGATGAGAGATAGAATgatgtaataatttaatatgatcTACTCCGAATCTGGATCGTATATGAATTTCCAGTCTATCAGCACGTATGGGATGCTGGCAATCTTGGACCATTGCTTTCCTTTACCCCTTTTGCACTCTTTCTTCAGCTTTGGACaatcattaatcattaataTCAAAAGTGAGGATGGAAGGCCCACTTCTGGAAATGATGTCAGATTTGGGCATTTCCagatattcaaaatttcaagagaGGTGAGACTTTGAAAAGCCATTGAAGATAGATATCTCAGTTCTGACAATCCAGAAAACTCCAAATGAGTTAGAGAAGTGGGCAACATCATTCCTATCTCCTCGTCTGGAAAACACTCTGCTTCATGACAATCTTCATCAATCGAGAGGCGTCTAAGAGAGGTAAGCCTCTGCAACCCCCACTGGATGAGTGCCTTATACAACACTTTCACATCTCCACCAATAGAAAGTGATGTTAGACCGGTGGGAAAACCACCTTCTGGAAACGACACAATACTTGGACAGTCCCTTATGGACAGACGTCGAAGAGAGTTTAGTTTGTGCATGTCACTGGGCAGGGCTTCAATCTTCTCACATCTGCAAATTTCTACGCTTGAAATGCTTTCGGGAAGCCCTCTTTCTCCCAAGGAAACAAGACTTGCACAATTATATATCTTAACATGCTGTAACCAGTTGAGATTGTATAGGCTATCGGGCATTGACTCTAGCTTTGGACAACTACATATCTCGAAATATTCAAGCGCCTCAAGTAACTGGATTCCTGATGGCAAACTGGTCAGCTCTGGGCAACGAATTATGCTCAGGCGTTTCAGCGTCccagatgaagaagaagaagaaggatcATCCTCTTCACCATCAACCAAATGCTGCAAGTTCTTACAATCCCATATCTCAAGGCTTTCAAGAGATGAAGACAACTTCCGTCTTGCAATGAATGTCAGAGAATCACAATTGCTAATATACAAGCTTTCCAGCTGTGAATTGTTGCCTATAATTTCCTCAGGCAAGGATTTTTTAGTCTTGGCCTTTTCAATTCTAAGAGACCGCAGATTATTGAGAAAAAAGTTGAACTCTGGAAATGAAGCAAGCCTTACGACACTTTCTTGAATTGATACCTCTTCAGGCCGGGTAATAACATGTAGCCCTTGTCCTGGCTTCTCCGTTCGAAGCCGTGACTCGATCTGGTCAGAATCGCGGATCCACAAAGCCTCTACTTGCTGAAATCCttgctttaaaaattttccaaacTCCAGAAGATTTGAAATAGTCACAGAGTTAGCAGCTCGACAATCATTATATATCATCCCTTTGCATCCATATATTTGGAATGAACTATTTGAAATAGTCATACACTCAACGGACTTAGTATCAATTGGAGACATGTTGCACACAAGTCCTTTGCACCCATCAATTTCTGATTTGCAGAGCTTCGGAAAACTTGAGAATGAAACTACCAACTCCCCACATTTACTAATAACAAGTTTCTCCAGCAAAGGCAGATGCTCCGGCAATTTTCCACAGAATTTGGGACATTTTACAATGGAAAGCTCACAGAGGCTACAGAATTCTGCAACGAGACCATTTTCATCGAATTTGGTATCCCAATTCTCCCATTCCGGCAAATCCTCAAAGTAAAGAGTGACGAGTGCTTGAAAAGGATTTGAGCAACCCTCTCCGTAAAACTCAACACCAatgcttttcaatttcttcaacCCTTCAACAACAAGGTGTTTAAGTGAACTCAACAACCCGAGGGTCGGCAAGGATGTGcaattttcacaattttttaatataaggGCCTCCATCGTGGAGAATGATGGATTGGCGACCCAGGATGGAAACCTTACACCACCATAATACCTGATTGTCAGCTCTTTTAAACCTTTTTGAGGTTGCAGCATGTCAAGCACATTTTCTTCTACCGCTTCATCTCTTGAGATGTCAAATTGAGACCCCCATTCTAACGACAATGCTTTTAGATTCTGCTTCTCACATAACATGGCTTCTTTTGCATCCTGTGAATCATTGACATTCTCTAATCCTGAGATACaaagttctccatgaagaaacTTTAAATTCTTCAGATCTTTCAAACCAGATACAGAGCCACCCTTGCCCACAATAAAATTAGACAATGTCTTGAGATTCTTCAACTCCTTCATTCCCCAAGGCATCTCTTTAAGTAATTTTGCACCTCGTATGTCAAGATGACGTAACTTAAtcaattttctcattttggtTGGCAACTTGATCAGACGAGAACAATCTTTTAATATCAAAACTTCCAAGTTCAACAGTGAGCTTGTTGACTCGTGCAAGCTTTTGATACAAGTGCCAGCAAGGTTGAGGCACCTTAAAAGTCTCAAATCTGCAAATGAATGAGGTAACTCAGTGACATAGTATTGTTCTAAAGATAACACCCTCAACTTTTTGAACTTTGGCAACAAATCATACAGAACTGCGGCAGTTATGTAACTAGGGCCTACATAAAATCTTCTGTTTAAAGGTAAAAATGTTCTTAGATGTTGCACTTCATATAGGAGCTCAAACTTATTTTTACCATCACACCAACCCTGGGAGTATGAATAATGGCGAACTCGTTCGAATCTTCTTGATGGCTTATTGGCCTCCTCTaacttgaaaatgatttcTCCCGAAACAAGTTGAGCAAGATCATGGACAAGGTCATGCAGCACAAATTTAGAATTGTCACTACTTGATGGTTGAAAAATCGACCTTGACACTAGATCATGAAAACATTCACTGCCCCAGTCTTCCAACTCCTTACCCTTACTTGATTGTTGAATAATACCTTCAGCCATCCACAAGAAAACCAGTTCCCCCTCCGTGAATTCATAATCTTTGGGAAAAATTGCACAATAAGCGAAGCATCTCTTCAAGTAAGAAGGAAGATAATGATAACTCAGTCTTAACACAGGGTGAACGTCGCTTTGTTGAGGTAAGTTAGCCAATATATTGCTGTTCAATAATTCATCCCATGCATCTTGTCTCCTGGAACGT encodes:
- the LOC102611358 gene encoding putative disease resistance RPP13-like protein 1, coding for MAELLLSAFLDVLFNRLASRDLFNFICQIQGGVSSELKNWERKLKMIQAVLSDAEEKQLTDESVKMWLDDLQDLAYDAEDILDEFATQALERKLMVEDPDQPGYSTGSKVRKMVPAACFSCFSPISAIKFNSSMRTKIKDITSRLEDLCKQRIELGLQLTPGAGGTSSATAAHRRRTSSSVPTERAVYGRDDDKAKILEMVLSDEPAVANSRVIPIVGMAGVGKTTLAREVYNDRAVEDFKFDIKAWVCVSDDFDVLGISRALLESITCRPCDLKALNDVQIELKNAVNGKKFLLVLDDVWNENYNSWATLKAPFIAGAPNSKIIVTTRNSHVASTMGPIQHYNLNALSNEDCWSVFIMHAFDDRDINAHQISELFRNKVVEKCGGLPLAAATLGGLLRSRRQDAWDELLNSNILANLPQQSDVHPVLRLSYHYLPSYLKRCFAYCAIFPKDYEFTEGELVFLWMAEGIIQQSSKGKELEDWGSECFHDLVSRSIFQPSSSDNSKFVLHDLVHDLAQLVSGEIIFKLEEANKPSRRFERVRHYSYSQGWCDGKNKFELLYEVQHLRTFLPLNRRFYVGPSYITAAVLYDLLPKFKKLRVLSLEQYYVTELPHSFADLRLLRCLNLAGTCIKSLHESTSSLLNLEVLILKDCSRLIKLPTKMRKLIKLRHLDIRGAKLLKEMPWGMKELKNLKTLSNFIVGKGGSVSGLKDLKNLKFLHGELCISGLENVNDSQDAKEAMLCEKQNLKALSLEWGSQFDISRDEAVEENVLDMLQPQKGLKELTIRYYGGVRFPSWVANPSFSTMEALILKNCENCTSLPTLGLLSSLKHLVVEGLKKLKSIGVEFYGEGCSNPFQALVTLYFEDLPEWENWDTKFDENGLVAEFCSLCELSIVKCPKFCGKLPEHLPLLEKLVISKCGELVVSFSSFPKLCKSEIDGCKGLVCNMSPIDTKSVECMTISNSSFQIYGCKGMIYNDCRAANSVTISNLLEFGKFLKQGFQQVEALWIRDSDQIESRLRTEKPGQGLHVITRPEEVSIQESVVRLASFPEFNFFLNNLRSLRIEKAKTKKSLPEEIIGNNSQLESLYISNCDSLTFIARRKLSSSLESLEIWDCKNLQHLVDGEEDDPSSSSSSGTLKRLSIIRCPELTSLPSGIQLLEALEYFEICSCPKLESMPDSLYNLNWLQHVKIYNCASLVSLGERGLPESISSVEICRCEKIEALPSDMHKLNSLRRLSIRDCPSIVSFPEGGFPTGLTSLSIGGDVKVLYKALIQWGLQRLTSLRRLSIDEDCHEAECFPDEEIGMMLPTSLTHLEFSGLSELRYLSSMAFQSLTSLEILNIWKCPNLTSFPEVGLPSSLLILMINDCPKLKKECKRGKGKQWSKIASIPYVLIDWKFIYDPDSE